A genomic region of Methanosarcina thermophila TM-1 contains the following coding sequences:
- a CDS encoding ATP-binding protein, producing MQELELLPLILSHQTFFQNSPELVPRGISPRCTVESSEIKLISGPSHAGKTSFLSQVAGSVDGAKLYIDFEDSRMQQIGPEGLQAIEKTAAELCKRETEDSTARVFYFLDEIHNLPEWENWVDRLHTQGAGVFLTSSKLKSINEFSSRFEGRGKVLRLFPFSFKEFLRIKGKGIPEPGFLTPSRCDELLCMFLQYFENGGFPDVVKNGDISFCRNYFEEGLQQGAVAGYDIQKLRELAIFLISNMASEYSLDTLKKVSEIENEEIINSYLDYLEDIFLVYRVPKINVIQEDVGIEETPCKVYIGDTGFFKAVYPDYPDSLGLRFENLVFLELLRREKQVFYFQNRKECDFIIKEKDSQEVSDAIQISVCFGSPAVREREIQGLTEALEEYGLEEGLILTMDDEEIVKVESKSGKKIILVKPVWKWMLE from the coding sequence ATGCAAGAACTAGAACTTCTTCCCCTGATACTCAGTCACCAGACATTCTTTCAAAATTCACCAGAATTAGTTCCCCGTGGCATTTCCCCCCGCTGTACTGTGGAAAGCAGTGAAATCAAGCTCATCTCAGGTCCTTCTCACGCAGGTAAAACTTCTTTCCTGAGTCAGGTTGCAGGCTCTGTGGATGGAGCAAAACTCTATATCGACTTTGAAGACAGTCGGATGCAGCAGATCGGACCAGAGGGCTTGCAGGCTATTGAGAAAACTGCAGCAGAGCTTTGTAAAAGGGAAACTGAAGATAGCACAGCCCGGGTTTTCTACTTCCTTGATGAGATCCATAATCTCCCTGAATGGGAAAACTGGGTTGACAGGCTGCACACACAGGGAGCAGGAGTCTTCCTGACTTCATCTAAACTAAAATCAATAAATGAATTCTCCTCAAGGTTTGAAGGAAGAGGAAAAGTTCTAAGGCTTTTCCCATTCTCTTTTAAAGAATTCCTGCGGATTAAAGGTAAAGGAATACCGGAGCCAGGCTTTTTAACGCCCTCCAGATGCGATGAACTATTGTGCATGTTCCTGCAATACTTTGAAAATGGTGGTTTTCCGGATGTAGTAAAAAATGGTGACATAAGTTTTTGCCGGAACTACTTTGAAGAAGGTCTGCAACAGGGGGCTGTAGCTGGATATGATATCCAGAAGCTAAGAGAGCTCGCCATATTCCTGATCTCAAACATGGCTTCGGAATACTCCCTCGATACCTTAAAAAAAGTGAGTGAAATTGAGAATGAGGAGATCATAAACAGCTATCTTGATTATCTGGAAGATATTTTTTTAGTGTACAGGGTCCCAAAAATTAATGTTATTCAGGAAGATGTCGGTATTGAAGAAACTCCCTGTAAAGTTTACATAGGAGATACAGGCTTTTTCAAAGCAGTATATCCCGATTATCCTGACAGCCTCGGGCTGAGATTTGAAAACCTTGTATTCCTTGAACTGCTGAGAAGGGAAAAACAGGTATTTTATTTCCAGAACAGGAAAGAATGTGATTTCATTATTAAGGAAAAGGACAGCCAGGAAGTCTCAGATGCGATTCAGATTTCGGTTTGTTTCGGAAGCCCAGCAGTCAGGGAAAGAGAAATTCAGGGACTTACAGAGGCGCTTGAAGAATACGGCCTTGAGGAAGGGCTTATTCTTACAATGGATGATGAGGAAATCGTAAAAGTTGAAAGCAAGAGCGGAAAGAAAATAATTCTGGTCAAACCTGTGTGGAAATGGATGCTGGAATAA
- a CDS encoding class I SAM-dependent methyltransferase gives MEVESTERMKKVHVKPINIWEDFFKDKTHGGHRYSTEEFLALEAREKLFHLDGGKTLLDFGCGSAELLTYYAPKYEKLVGVDFSPSMLREADKRIKEKGCNNIDLILANHETLWDHLQFPFDRITAAGVIQYLTFQEIDAFIANASKYLNPDGKIVFFDVLDPRLYPLWKLGLFAPKAGVLKALYRIWCDLWYSISATLKNRPRNIYGFSHNPYKLQEIANKHGFEMRYVQSMYYEYKYHAIMFRT, from the coding sequence ATGGAAGTAGAAAGCACGGAGAGGATGAAAAAAGTTCATGTAAAGCCGATAAATATCTGGGAAGACTTTTTCAAGGATAAGACACACGGAGGGCACAGGTATTCAACTGAAGAGTTTCTTGCCCTGGAAGCCAGGGAAAAATTATTTCACCTTGATGGAGGCAAAACCCTTCTCGACTTTGGATGTGGCTCCGCAGAACTCCTAACATATTATGCTCCTAAGTATGAAAAACTTGTAGGAGTTGATTTTTCTCCATCCATGCTCAGAGAAGCAGATAAAAGGATCAAGGAAAAGGGATGCAATAACATCGACCTGATCCTTGCAAACCATGAAACTCTCTGGGATCATCTGCAATTCCCCTTTGATCGGATAACTGCAGCCGGAGTAATCCAGTACTTAACATTTCAAGAGATTGATGCCTTTATTGCCAATGCGTCAAAATATCTCAATCCCGATGGTAAAATAGTCTTTTTTGACGTACTGGATCCCCGATTATATCCATTATGGAAATTAGGGTTATTTGCACCGAAAGCAGGAGTCTTGAAAGCTCTATACAGGATATGGTGCGACCTCTGGTATTCAATATCTGCAACTTTAAAAAATCGCCCAAGAAACATTTACGGTTTTTCCCATAACCCTTATAAACTTCAGGAAATCGCAAATAAGCATGGTTTTGAGATGCGCTATGTGCAGTCAATGTATTATGAATATAAATATCATGCAATAATGTTCAGGACTTAA